Proteins co-encoded in one Phycisphaerae bacterium genomic window:
- a CDS encoding cytochrome c biogenesis protein ResB: MSIHYEGVFRRGLKVVGSLWFAAVLLVMLMLAMACATIFESANGTPQAKFAFYQAPWFQALLLLFAVNVTAAALVRFPYSRKHVGFLLTHAGLVITVLGAWITYQFAVDANLGLVEGEASRKVMLRDVDTLTLTNRETGASQSVDLVSRDFHAFDKVQNPSMPALALGDVTVGVDTYLPNSTKTETLKNDNPRFNPAVLVELDGGDQAGHSHGEQQTWLLANQAKMLGMRPAAFRVMSSRAEWDRVRQPAASSGEGADGVVHVALGDVSYDIALAEALTGKVSVGETPYSVQVLRYLPHANVGPNNTLINVSDRPENPAIILELTGPKGTEERKAFANFPDFASMHGDSAAPEVKITFSAPSGASDAGTTPIEIIAGPDGEMVARFTPESGPATVRDIALNEPIVTPWPGTRIVVREYYPNARRDTEVTQLDASPNSGVVRPALELAISRGSDRSTMWIQKYDNPKPFTVDGVTYDVTYTNKEIDLGFTVRLDKFTIGFYPGGRRPRSFESRITILDPAAGGEQARVVSMNHPTTYGGYSFFQSSYRMDRGRTASFLSVSRDPGQLVVYLGYLSTFVGMIVVLVQRMSVRKQQGRSLPIGIGVCESGEAVGESGGRRLMSAPVPQGNGKAAGTRRGPVTSDRGI, encoded by the coding sequence ATGTCCATCCATTACGAAGGTGTTTTCCGGCGAGGGCTGAAGGTCGTTGGCTCCTTGTGGTTCGCGGCCGTGCTGCTTGTCATGCTCATGCTGGCGATGGCCTGTGCCACGATTTTTGAGTCGGCCAACGGCACTCCGCAGGCTAAGTTCGCGTTCTACCAGGCGCCGTGGTTTCAGGCGCTACTGCTGCTGTTTGCGGTCAACGTGACCGCGGCCGCGTTGGTGCGCTTCCCATATTCTCGAAAGCACGTGGGTTTCTTGCTGACGCACGCAGGACTGGTCATCACCGTTCTGGGTGCCTGGATCACGTATCAATTCGCTGTTGATGCCAACCTGGGACTGGTTGAGGGAGAAGCTTCGCGCAAAGTCATGCTGCGCGACGTTGATACATTGACCCTGACCAATCGCGAGACGGGCGCCTCGCAATCCGTCGACTTGGTAAGCCGGGATTTTCACGCGTTTGACAAAGTCCAGAACCCCAGCATGCCAGCACTGGCATTGGGCGATGTGACCGTCGGCGTCGATACGTACCTTCCCAACAGCACCAAAACGGAGACATTGAAAAACGACAACCCGCGCTTTAATCCGGCGGTCCTTGTTGAGCTCGACGGAGGCGATCAGGCAGGGCATTCGCACGGCGAACAGCAGACCTGGCTGCTGGCAAACCAGGCGAAAATGCTGGGGATGCGCCCGGCGGCGTTTCGAGTGATGAGCAGCCGTGCGGAATGGGATCGCGTTCGCCAACCTGCCGCCTCGTCCGGCGAAGGGGCTGATGGCGTTGTGCATGTTGCGCTCGGCGATGTTTCTTACGACATTGCCCTGGCTGAAGCACTGACGGGCAAGGTGTCCGTCGGCGAGACCCCGTATAGCGTTCAAGTGCTGCGGTACCTGCCGCACGCCAACGTTGGGCCGAACAACACGCTCATCAACGTCTCGGATCGACCGGAAAATCCCGCCATCATACTTGAGCTTACCGGTCCGAAGGGGACTGAAGAGCGCAAGGCGTTCGCCAATTTCCCCGATTTCGCCTCGATGCACGGGGACAGCGCCGCGCCGGAGGTCAAAATCACGTTCTCTGCCCCATCGGGGGCAAGTGACGCCGGAACGACACCGATCGAGATCATTGCCGGACCGGATGGTGAAATGGTCGCGCGGTTCACGCCGGAGAGCGGACCGGCCACCGTGCGCGATATTGCGCTCAACGAACCGATCGTAACTCCCTGGCCGGGAACGCGGATAGTCGTTCGGGAGTACTATCCGAACGCGCGCCGGGATACGGAAGTGACCCAACTCGACGCTTCCCCCAACAGCGGTGTGGTCCGACCGGCTCTGGAACTGGCCATTTCGCGGGGGTCGGATCGCTCTACGATGTGGATCCAGAAGTACGACAATCCCAAGCCGTTCACCGTGGACGGCGTCACGTACGACGTGACATACACAAACAAGGAAATCGATCTCGGATTCACGGTCCGTCTGGACAAGTTCACCATCGGCTTCTATCCGGGCGGCCGTCGTCCGCGCTCCTTTGAGAGTCGAATTACGATTCTCGACCCTGCTGCCGGCGGCGAGCAGGCCCGCGTGGTGAGCATGAATCATCCGACGACGTATGGCGGCTATTCGTTTTTCCAGTCGAGCTACCGGATGGACCGTGGCCGTACGGCCAGCTTTCTCAGCGTGTCCCGCGATCCGGGACAGTTGGTCGTGTACCTCGGCTATCTCAGCACGTTCGTGGGCATGATCGTGGTTCTCGTGCAGCGCATGTCGGTCCGAAAGCAGCAAGGGCGTTCGCTGCCGATTGGGATTGGCGTCTGCGAGAGCGGAGAGGCGGTGGGAGAATCCGGTGGACGACGTCTGATGTCCGCGCCGGTTCCCCAAGGTAACGGAAAGGCTGCGGGCACGCGCCGCGGACCGGTAACGTCGGATCGGGGCATTTGA